From a region of the Mycobacterium intracellulare ATCC 13950 genome:
- a CDS encoding SDR family oxidoreductase, translating to MAVEVLVTGGDTELGRAVAEGFRDDGHKVTLVGARKSDLEIAAKELEVEAIVCDTTDPASLEEARPLFPHHLDTIVNVPAPTWEAGDPRTYSIADTANAWRKALDATVLSAVLTLQTVGDHLRSGGSIISVVPENPPAGSADAAIKATLANWTAGQASVFGTRGITVNAVASGRSAQAGYDGLTRTPAPVAAEVARLALFLTTSAARHITGQTLHVSHGALAQFA from the coding sequence ATGGCAGTGGAGGTACTGGTTACCGGCGGAGACACAGAGCTGGGGCGCGCGGTGGCCGAGGGCTTCCGCGATGACGGCCACAAAGTGACCCTCGTGGGCGCGCGCAAGAGCGATCTGGAGATCGCCGCCAAGGAACTCGAGGTCGAGGCGATCGTCTGCGACACCACCGACCCGGCCAGCCTCGAAGAGGCTCGCCCGCTGTTCCCCCACCACCTGGACACCATCGTCAACGTGCCGGCGCCCACCTGGGAGGCCGGCGACCCGCGCACCTACTCGATCGCCGACACCGCAAACGCGTGGCGCAAAGCGCTTGACGCGACGGTGCTTTCGGCGGTGCTGACGCTGCAGACCGTGGGCGATCATCTGCGCTCGGGCGGGTCGATCATCAGCGTGGTACCCGAGAACCCGCCGGCGGGCAGCGCCGACGCCGCAATCAAAGCGACGCTGGCGAATTGGACCGCCGGGCAGGCGAGCGTCTTCGGCACCCGTGGAATCACCGTCAACGCCGTCGCCAGTGGGCGCAGCGCCCAGGCGGGCTACGACGGACTCACCCGCACCCCCGCCCCGGTGGCCGCCGAGGTCGCCCGCCTGGCGCTGTTCTTGACCACATCGGCGGCACGCCACATCACCGGTCAGACGTTGCACGTGAGCCACGGCGCGCTGGCTCAGTTCGCCTGA
- a CDS encoding sulfate/molybdate ABC transporter ATP-binding protein, which translates to MSELQLRAVVADRQVDVEFSVSAGEVLAVLGPNGAGKSTVLHVIAGLLRPDHGTVRLGDRVLTDTAAGIDVPTHDRRVGLLLQDALLFPHMTVAANVAFGPHSRRASLRPARATQKATASRWLREVDAERLADRKPRQLSGGQAQRVAIARALAAEPDVLLLDEPLAGLDVAAAAAIRAVLREVVTRSGCAAILVTHDLLDVFTLADRVLVLESGKVAEIGPVPDVLTAPRSHFAARIAGVNLVNGTVDRDGSLVAVGGDRWYAAPPERGELVSPEQHAIAVFAPTVVAVYRDRPHGSPRNAVEVTVAEMDVRGSAVLVRGAQQPDGAPGLAAEITADAAAELRLAPGDRVWFSVKAHEVTLYPAAH; encoded by the coding sequence ATGAGCGAATTGCAGCTGCGCGCGGTCGTCGCCGACCGCCAGGTGGATGTGGAGTTCTCGGTGTCCGCGGGGGAGGTGCTTGCGGTGCTCGGGCCCAACGGCGCGGGCAAATCGACTGTCCTGCATGTCATCGCGGGCCTCCTTCGACCCGACCACGGGACGGTGCGGCTGGGCGATCGGGTCTTGACCGACACCGCGGCCGGGATCGACGTCCCGACGCACGACCGCCGAGTGGGGCTGCTGCTGCAAGACGCATTGCTGTTCCCCCACATGACCGTTGCCGCCAACGTCGCTTTCGGACCGCACAGTCGTCGCGCGAGCCTGCGTCCGGCCCGCGCGACGCAGAAAGCGACGGCATCCCGCTGGCTGCGCGAGGTGGACGCCGAGCGGCTCGCCGACCGCAAACCGCGACAGCTCTCCGGCGGGCAGGCTCAGCGGGTCGCCATCGCAAGGGCGCTGGCGGCCGAACCCGACGTGTTGCTGCTCGATGAGCCCCTGGCCGGGCTCGACGTCGCCGCGGCCGCGGCGATCCGGGCGGTGCTGCGCGAGGTCGTCACCCGCAGCGGCTGCGCCGCGATCCTGGTCACCCACGACCTGCTCGACGTGTTCACGTTGGCCGATCGGGTGCTGGTGCTCGAGTCCGGCAAGGTCGCCGAAATCGGGCCGGTGCCCGACGTGCTCACCGCGCCGCGCAGTCATTTCGCGGCCCGCATCGCCGGTGTCAACCTGGTCAATGGGACGGTCGACCGCGACGGCTCGCTGGTCGCGGTCGGCGGCGACCGCTGGTACGCCGCCCCACCCGAGCGGGGCGAACTGGTCTCACCCGAGCAGCATGCGATCGCGGTGTTCGCGCCCACGGTGGTCGCCGTCTATCGCGACCGGCCGCACGGCAGCCCCCGCAACGCCGTGGAAGTCACCGTGGCGGAGATGGATGTCCGCGGGTCGGCGGTGCTGGTGCGCGGCGCCCAGCAACCCGATGGCGCCCCCGGCCTGGCCGCCGAGATCACCGCGGACGCCGCCGCGGAGTTGCGGCTGGCGCCGGGGGACCGGGTGTGGTTCTCCGTGAAAGCCCATGAGGTGACGCTGTATCCGGCCGCGCACTGA
- a CDS encoding DUF4189 domain-containing protein has product MKKRAWAALAVGVALAPAPLAHADDNWIAMAISDSTGHISIADGAASQGAAEKAAMDTCRKSISDCRLLASGQGGCVALALNGAKSRYFGGWGPTREDAEAAALARAPGGMVQAGHDHCAGEGAPQ; this is encoded by the coding sequence ATGAAGAAACGAGCATGGGCCGCGCTTGCCGTCGGCGTGGCGTTGGCGCCGGCCCCCCTAGCGCATGCCGACGACAACTGGATCGCCATGGCGATATCGGACTCCACCGGGCACATCAGCATCGCCGATGGCGCGGCCAGCCAGGGCGCAGCCGAAAAGGCGGCCATGGATACGTGCCGCAAGAGCATCAGCGACTGTCGTCTGCTGGCCAGCGGCCAGGGCGGCTGCGTGGCGCTCGCCTTGAACGGGGCCAAATCCCGATATTTCGGGGGCTGGGGTCCGACGCGCGAGGACGCCGAGGCGGCGGCGCTGGCGCGCGCACCCGGCGGAATGGTCCAGGCCGGCCACGACCACTGCGCGGGAGAAGGCGCCCCCCAGTGA
- a CDS encoding ABC transporter permease — MSAHSTDLPRWVYLPAAVGTAFVGLPLLAVAVKVDWPHFWSLITSPSSLTALALSLRTATASTVLCVALGVPMALVLARSTARLVRLLRPLILLPLVLPPVVGGIALLYAFGRLGLLGQCLEAAGISIAFSTAAVVLAQTFVSLPFLVISLEGAARTAGADFEVVAATLGARPSAVWWRVTLPLLAPGVASGAVLAFARSLGEFGATLTFAGSRQGVTRTLPLEIYLQRVTDADAAVALSLLLVVVAALVVLGLGTRRLTGADAR; from the coding sequence ATTAGCGCGCACAGCACGGATCTGCCCCGCTGGGTGTACCTGCCCGCGGCCGTCGGGACCGCCTTCGTGGGGCTGCCATTGCTGGCCGTCGCGGTGAAGGTCGATTGGCCGCATTTCTGGTCGCTGATCACGAGCCCCTCGTCGCTTACCGCGCTGGCGCTCAGCCTTCGGACCGCGACCGCCAGCACGGTGTTGTGCGTGGCGCTGGGCGTGCCGATGGCGCTGGTGCTGGCGCGCAGCACGGCGCGACTGGTGCGGTTGCTGCGGCCGTTGATCCTGCTGCCGCTGGTGCTGCCCCCCGTCGTCGGGGGCATCGCCTTGCTCTATGCGTTCGGGCGGCTCGGACTGCTCGGCCAGTGCCTCGAGGCCGCGGGCATCAGCATCGCGTTCAGCACCGCCGCCGTGGTGCTGGCGCAGACGTTCGTCTCGCTGCCGTTTCTGGTGATTTCCCTCGAGGGCGCGGCGCGTACCGCGGGGGCCGACTTCGAGGTGGTGGCCGCGACGCTCGGGGCGCGGCCCAGCGCGGTCTGGTGGCGCGTCACCTTGCCGCTGTTGGCGCCGGGCGTCGCTTCGGGCGCGGTGCTGGCGTTCGCCCGCTCGCTGGGAGAGTTCGGCGCCACCCTGACCTTCGCCGGCTCGCGGCAGGGGGTGACCCGCACGCTGCCGCTGGAGATCTATTTGCAGCGGGTGACTGACGCCGACGCGGCCGTGGCGTTGTCGCTCCTGCTGGTCGTGGTGGCGGCCCTGGTGGTGTTGGGGCTGGGCACACGCCGGCTGACCGGGGCGGACGCGAGGTAG
- the modA gene encoding molybdate ABC transporter substrate-binding protein: MRRIGFRTGLVSAMLVAGLVGCGSTPPPAQSPQASGKVMVFAAASLKPVFTRLGQQFTAENPGSGVEFEFAGSSELATQLTQGATADVFASADTAQMDTVSKAGLLSGAPRTFASNTLVIVTAPGNPKQIGSFADLAKPGLNVVTCQRPVPCGAATHRVEDSTGVRLNPVSEELSVTDALNKVTSGQADAALVYVTDAKTAGSRVATVTFPEAAGAVNVYPIAVLNKAAHPSQAQKFVDLVTSAAGQQILAQAGFARP; the protein is encoded by the coding sequence ATGCGTCGGATCGGGTTCCGGACCGGGTTGGTTTCGGCGATGTTGGTGGCGGGGCTGGTCGGGTGCGGGTCCACGCCGCCGCCGGCGCAGTCGCCGCAGGCGTCCGGGAAAGTGATGGTGTTCGCCGCCGCGTCGCTCAAGCCGGTGTTCACCCGGCTGGGCCAGCAGTTCACGGCCGAAAACCCGGGCAGCGGCGTCGAATTCGAGTTCGCCGGCTCCTCCGAGCTGGCCACCCAGTTGACGCAGGGCGCGACCGCCGACGTCTTCGCGTCGGCCGACACCGCGCAGATGGACACGGTCAGCAAGGCGGGCCTGCTCAGCGGCGCCCCGCGGACCTTCGCGTCGAACACGCTGGTCATCGTCACCGCGCCGGGCAATCCAAAGCAGATCGGATCCTTCGCCGATCTGGCCAAGCCCGGGCTGAACGTGGTGACCTGCCAACGACCGGTGCCGTGCGGGGCGGCCACCCATCGCGTCGAAGACAGCACCGGGGTGCGCCTCAACCCGGTCAGCGAGGAACTCAGCGTGACGGACGCCCTCAACAAGGTCACCAGCGGCCAGGCCGACGCAGCGCTGGTCTACGTCACCGACGCCAAGACGGCCGGGAGCAGGGTCGCGACCGTGACCTTCCCCGAGGCCGCCGGCGCGGTGAACGTCTATCCCATCGCGGTGCTGAACAAGGCCGCGCATCCATCCCAGGCGCAGAAGTTCGTCGACCTGGTGACCTCCGCGGCCGGCCAGCAGATCCTGGCGCAGGCCGGCTTCGCCAGGCCCTGA
- a CDS encoding NAD(P)/FAD-dependent oxidoreductase, with product MSPQPSNAAGPERRHQVVIIGSGFGGLNAAKKLKHANVDIKLIARTTHHLFQPLLYQVATGIVSEGDIAPPTRVVLRRQRNVQVLLGDVTHIDLAGKFVVSDLLGHTYETPYDSLIVAAGAGQSYFGNDHFAEFAPGMKSIDDALEVRGRILSAFEQAERSRDPERRAKLLTFTVIGAGPTGVEMAGQIAELATYTLKGSFRHIDSTKARVILLDAAPAVLPPFGDKLGQRAADRLEKMGVEIQLGAMVTDVDRNGITVKDSDGTVRRIESACKVWSAGVSASPLGRDLADQSTVELDRAGRVKVLPDLSVPGHPDVFVIGDLAAVEGVPGVAQGAIQGAKYVASTIKAELDGANPAEREPFQYFDKGSMATVSRFSAVAKIGPVEFSGLFAWFAWLVLHLVYLVGFKTKISTLLSWTVTFLSTRRGQLTITEQQAFARTRLEQLAVLAAETKRPVARRAS from the coding sequence ATGAGCCCCCAGCCAAGTAACGCAGCTGGACCGGAGCGTCGCCACCAGGTCGTCATCATCGGGTCGGGCTTCGGCGGGCTCAACGCTGCCAAGAAACTCAAGCACGCCAACGTCGACATCAAACTGATCGCCCGCACCACGCACCACCTCTTCCAGCCGCTGCTGTACCAGGTGGCGACGGGCATCGTGTCCGAAGGCGACATCGCCCCGCCCACCCGGGTCGTGCTGCGCCGGCAGCGCAACGTCCAGGTGTTGCTCGGCGACGTCACGCACATCGACCTGGCGGGCAAGTTCGTGGTGTCGGATCTGCTCGGCCACACCTACGAAACCCCTTACGACAGCTTGATTGTCGCCGCCGGTGCCGGCCAGTCGTATTTCGGCAACGACCATTTCGCCGAGTTCGCCCCCGGCATGAAGTCGATCGACGACGCGCTCGAGGTCCGCGGGCGGATCCTGAGCGCCTTCGAACAGGCCGAACGGTCCCGTGATCCGGAGCGACGCGCCAAGCTGTTGACCTTCACCGTGATCGGCGCCGGACCCACCGGCGTCGAAATGGCCGGGCAGATCGCCGAATTGGCGACCTACACGCTCAAGGGCTCGTTCCGCCACATCGACTCCACCAAGGCGCGCGTGATCCTGCTCGACGCCGCCCCCGCGGTGCTGCCGCCCTTCGGCGACAAGCTGGGCCAGCGGGCCGCCGACCGGCTGGAAAAGATGGGCGTGGAGATTCAGCTGGGCGCCATGGTCACCGACGTCGACCGCAACGGCATCACCGTCAAGGACTCCGACGGCACCGTCCGGCGCATCGAATCCGCTTGCAAGGTATGGTCCGCCGGCGTTTCGGCCAGCCCGCTGGGCCGCGACCTCGCCGACCAGTCGACGGTCGAACTCGACCGGGCCGGGCGCGTCAAGGTGCTGCCCGACCTGTCCGTCCCGGGCCATCCCGACGTGTTCGTCATCGGCGACCTGGCCGCGGTCGAAGGCGTGCCGGGAGTCGCCCAGGGCGCCATCCAGGGCGCCAAGTACGTGGCGAGCACGATCAAGGCCGAGCTCGACGGCGCCAACCCGGCCGAGCGGGAACCGTTCCAGTACTTCGACAAGGGGTCGATGGCCACGGTGTCGCGGTTTTCCGCGGTGGCCAAGATCGGCCCGGTCGAATTCAGCGGCCTGTTCGCCTGGTTCGCGTGGCTGGTGCTGCACCTGGTCTACCTGGTCGGGTTCAAGACCAAGATCAGCACGCTGCTGTCGTGGACGGTGACATTCCTGAGCACGCGACGGGGCCAGCTCACCATCACCGAACAGCAGGCGTTCGCCCGCACCCGGCTCGAACAGCTGGCGGTGCTCGCGGCCGAGACCAAGCGCCCCGTCGCCAGGCGGGCGAGCTAG
- a CDS encoding BlaI/MecI/CopY family transcriptional regulator yields the protein MAKLTRLGDLERAVMDHLWSAPEPQTVRQVHEALSAQRDLAYTTIMTVLQRLAKKNLVSQIRDDRAHRYAPVHGRDELVAGLMVDALAQAEDSGGRQAALVHFVERVGADEAEALRRALAELEANQRNNSPSAGAGPEG from the coding sequence ATGGCCAAACTGACACGGCTGGGGGATCTGGAACGGGCCGTCATGGACCATCTGTGGTCCGCGCCCGAGCCTCAGACGGTGCGCCAGGTCCATGAGGCATTGTCGGCGCAGCGCGACCTCGCCTACACCACGATCATGACCGTGCTGCAGCGGCTGGCCAAGAAGAACCTGGTCTCCCAGATCCGCGACGACCGGGCACATCGGTACGCCCCCGTGCACGGCCGCGACGAACTCGTCGCCGGCCTCATGGTGGACGCGCTGGCCCAGGCCGAGGACTCCGGCGGCCGGCAGGCCGCGCTGGTGCACTTCGTCGAGCGCGTCGGCGCCGACGAGGCGGAGGCGCTGCGGCGCGCGCTCGCCGAACTGGAAGCCAATCAACGCAACAACTCGCCATCTGCTGGCGCAGGCCCGGAGGGCTGA
- a CDS encoding GuaB1 family IMP dehydrogenase-related protein — protein sequence MRFLDGHRPGYDLTYNDVFIMPNRSEVASRFDVDLSTADGSGTTIPVVVANMTAVAGKRMAETVARRGGLVILPQDLPITAVEQTVEFVKGRDLVLDTPVVLEPDDSVSDAMALIHKRAHGVAVVAFEGRPLGLVSESSYLGVDRFTRVRDVAMTDFVTAPVGTEPRKIFDLLEQSPIGVAVVTNADGTLAGVLTRTGAIRAGLYAPAVDARGRLRVGAAVGINGDVGAKARSLVEAGIDLLVIDTAHGHQVKTLEAINTVASLDLGVPLAAGNVVSAEGTRDLLGAGASIVKVGVGPGAMCTTRMMTGVGRPQFSAIVECASAARELGGHVWADGGIRHPRDVALALAAGASNVMIGSWFAGTYESPGDLMRDREDQPYKESYGMASKRAVVARSGADTPFDRARKALFEEGISTSRMGLDPARGGVEDLLDHITSGVRSTCTYVGAANLAELYERVVVGVQSTAGFAEGHPLPLGW from the coding sequence ATGAGGTTCCTCGACGGGCACCGGCCCGGATACGACTTGACCTACAACGACGTCTTCATCATGCCCAACCGCTCGGAGGTCGCGTCGCGGTTCGACGTCGACCTCTCCACCGCGGACGGCTCGGGTACGACGATTCCGGTCGTCGTCGCCAACATGACGGCGGTGGCCGGCAAGCGGATGGCCGAGACGGTGGCGCGCCGCGGCGGGCTGGTGATCCTGCCGCAGGACCTGCCGATCACCGCGGTCGAGCAGACGGTCGAGTTCGTCAAGGGCCGCGACCTGGTTCTCGACACCCCGGTGGTGCTCGAGCCCGACGACTCGGTGTCCGATGCGATGGCCCTGATCCACAAACGGGCGCACGGGGTCGCCGTGGTGGCTTTCGAGGGCCGTCCGCTGGGGTTGGTGAGCGAATCGTCCTACCTGGGTGTCGATCGGTTCACCCGGGTGCGCGACGTCGCGATGACCGACTTCGTCACCGCCCCGGTGGGCACCGAGCCGCGCAAGATCTTCGACCTGCTCGAGCAGTCCCCGATCGGTGTCGCGGTCGTCACCAACGCCGACGGCACGCTGGCCGGGGTGCTGACCCGCACCGGCGCCATCCGCGCGGGCCTGTACGCGCCGGCCGTCGACGCGCGCGGCCGGCTGCGGGTGGGCGCGGCCGTCGGCATCAACGGCGACGTCGGGGCCAAGGCGCGGTCCCTGGTCGAGGCCGGGATCGATCTGTTGGTGATCGACACCGCACACGGGCATCAGGTCAAGACGCTGGAGGCGATCAACACGGTCGCGTCGCTCGACCTCGGCGTGCCGCTGGCGGCGGGCAACGTGGTCTCGGCCGAGGGAACCCGCGACCTGCTCGGCGCCGGGGCGAGCATCGTCAAGGTCGGCGTCGGGCCGGGCGCGATGTGCACCACCCGGATGATGACCGGGGTCGGGCGCCCGCAATTCTCGGCCATCGTCGAATGCGCTTCGGCGGCAAGGGAATTGGGCGGGCACGTGTGGGCCGACGGCGGCATCCGCCATCCCCGCGATGTGGCGCTGGCACTGGCCGCGGGCGCGTCCAACGTGATGATCGGGTCATGGTTCGCCGGCACCTACGAGTCGCCCGGCGACCTGATGCGCGACCGCGAGGACCAACCGTACAAGGAGAGCTACGGCATGGCGTCCAAGCGGGCCGTGGTCGCCCGCAGCGGCGCCGACACCCCCTTCGACCGGGCCCGCAAAGCGTTGTTCGAGGAGGGCATTTCGACGTCGCGGATGGGGCTGGACCCCGCCCGCGGCGGTGTCGAGGATCTGCTCGATCACATCACCTCCGGGGTGCGCAGCACCTGCACCTATGTCGGCGCCGCGAACCTGGCGGAACTGTATGAGCGGGTCGTGGTCGGGGTGCAGTCGACCGCGGGCTTCGCCGAGGGGCATCCGCTCCCGCTGGGGTGGTGA
- a CDS encoding PaaI family thioesterase, with the protein MPEPQETIIPPHFSAPFDREIGLQFTELSPDGARAQLEVTPKLLQPMGLVHGGVYCSMIESMASVAAYTWLATRGGGNVVGVNNNTDFLRSIGSGMLYGRVEPIHRGRSQQLWLVTITDDDDRVVARGQVRLQNLELREG; encoded by the coding sequence GTGCCAGAGCCGCAGGAAACGATCATCCCGCCGCATTTCTCCGCGCCGTTCGACCGCGAGATCGGCTTGCAGTTCACCGAACTCAGTCCCGACGGCGCCCGCGCCCAACTCGAGGTGACGCCCAAGCTGTTGCAGCCGATGGGGCTGGTGCACGGCGGCGTCTACTGCTCGATGATCGAAAGCATGGCCAGCGTGGCGGCCTACACCTGGCTGGCCACCCGCGGTGGCGGAAATGTCGTGGGAGTCAACAACAACACCGACTTCCTCCGCTCCATCGGCTCCGGCATGCTGTACGGCAGGGTCGAACCGATCCACCGGGGCCGGAGCCAGCAGTTGTGGTTGGTCACCATCACCGACGACGACGACCGCGTGGTCGCCCGGGGCCAGGTGCGCCTGCAGAATCTCGAGCTTCGCGAGGGCTGA
- the gndA gene encoding NADP-dependent phosphogluconate dehydrogenase produces the protein MSSSDTQAGSKTGTAQIGVTGLAVMGSNIARNFARHGYTVALHNRSIAKTDALLKEHGGDGKFVRSETIAEFLDALEKPRRVLIMVKAGDPTDAVINELADAMEKGDIIIDGGNALYTDTIRREKAMRERGLHFVGAGISGGEEGALNGPSIMPGGPAESYKSLGPLLEEISAHVDGVPCCTHIGPDGAGHFVKMVHNGIEYSDMQLIGEAYQLLRDGLGKTAGEIADVFDEWNSGDLDSFLVEITAQVLRQTDAKTGKPLVDLILDEAEQKGTGRWTVKSALDLGVPVTGIAEAVFARALSGSVTQRKATTGLASGGLGTKPGDAKQFTEDIRQALYASKIIAYAQGFNQIQAGSAEYDWGITPGDLATIWRGGCIIRAKFLNRIKDAFDEDPDLPTLIVAPYFRSAIEDAIDGWRRVVVTATQLGIPIPGFSSALSYYDALRTERLPAALTQGLRDFFGAHTYGRIDDDPDKRFHTLWSGDRTEVPA, from the coding sequence ATGAGTTCGTCGGACACCCAGGCGGGTTCCAAGACCGGCACCGCACAGATCGGCGTCACGGGCCTGGCCGTGATGGGGTCGAACATCGCCCGCAATTTCGCCCGGCACGGCTACACCGTGGCGCTGCACAACCGGTCGATCGCCAAAACCGACGCGCTGCTCAAGGAGCACGGCGGCGACGGCAAGTTCGTGCGGTCGGAGACCATCGCCGAGTTCCTCGACGCGCTGGAAAAGCCGCGACGGGTGCTGATCATGGTCAAGGCCGGCGATCCCACCGACGCCGTCATCAACGAACTTGCCGACGCCATGGAAAAAGGCGACATCATCATCGACGGCGGCAACGCGCTCTACACCGACACCATCCGTCGGGAGAAGGCGATGCGCGAGCGCGGTCTGCACTTCGTCGGGGCGGGCATCTCCGGCGGAGAGGAGGGCGCGCTCAACGGGCCGTCGATCATGCCTGGCGGCCCGGCCGAGTCGTACAAGTCGCTGGGCCCGCTGCTCGAGGAGATCTCCGCGCACGTCGACGGGGTGCCGTGCTGCACCCACATCGGTCCCGACGGGGCCGGGCACTTCGTCAAGATGGTGCACAACGGCATCGAATACTCCGACATGCAGCTGATCGGCGAGGCCTACCAGCTCCTGCGCGACGGCCTCGGCAAGACCGCCGGCGAGATCGCCGACGTGTTCGACGAGTGGAACTCCGGCGACCTGGACAGCTTCCTCGTCGAGATCACGGCGCAGGTCTTGCGCCAGACCGACGCCAAGACCGGCAAGCCGCTCGTCGACCTGATCCTCGACGAGGCCGAGCAGAAGGGCACCGGCCGCTGGACGGTGAAGTCGGCCCTGGATCTCGGCGTGCCGGTCACCGGCATCGCCGAGGCGGTGTTCGCGCGCGCGCTGTCGGGGTCGGTGACCCAGCGCAAGGCCACCACCGGGCTGGCATCGGGCGGCTTGGGCACCAAGCCCGGCGATGCGAAGCAGTTCACCGAGGACATCCGGCAGGCGCTGTACGCGTCGAAGATCATCGCTTATGCCCAGGGCTTCAACCAGATTCAGGCCGGCAGCGCCGAATACGACTGGGGCATCACGCCCGGCGACCTGGCCACCATCTGGCGCGGCGGTTGCATCATCCGGGCTAAATTCCTCAACCGGATCAAGGACGCCTTCGACGAGGACCCCGACCTGCCGACGCTGATCGTGGCGCCGTACTTCCGCAGCGCCATCGAGGACGCCATCGACGGCTGGCGCCGTGTCGTGGTGACCGCCACCCAGCTGGGCATCCCGATCCCCGGGTTCTCCTCGGCGCTGTCGTACTACGACGCGCTGCGCACCGAGCGGCTGCCCGCCGCGCTGACCCAGGGGTTGCGGGACTTCTTCGGCGCGCACACCTACGGCCGCATCGATGACGACCCCGACAAGCGCTTCCACACGCTGTGGAGCGGCGACCGCACCGAAGTGCCCGCCTAG
- a CDS encoding M56 family metallopeptidase — protein sequence MSALAFTILAVLLTGPVPAMLARARWPLRAPRAAMVLWQAVALAAVLSAFSAGIAIATRLLMPGPDGRPTTSIVGAADRLGWPLWAAYIGVFALTVLVGARLMVALARVAIANRKRRAHHRMVVDLVGVGHDAALSQSCTRTRDLRVLDVPQPLAYCLPGVRSRVVVSEGTLSTLADAEVAAILTHERAHLRARHDLVLEAFTAVHAAFPRLVRSANALGAVQLLVELLADDAAVRAAGRAPLARALVACASGRAPSGALAASGPSTVLRVRRLGGRGNSAALAAAAYLAAAAVFVVPTIALAVPWLTELERLFNL from the coding sequence GTGTCCGCGCTGGCTTTCACCATTCTCGCGGTGCTACTGACCGGTCCCGTGCCGGCCATGTTGGCACGCGCGCGGTGGCCGCTGCGCGCCCCCAGAGCCGCCATGGTGTTGTGGCAGGCCGTCGCGCTGGCCGCGGTCCTGTCGGCGTTCAGCGCCGGGATCGCGATCGCCACCCGGCTGCTCATGCCCGGTCCCGACGGGCGACCCACGACCAGCATCGTCGGCGCCGCCGACCGGCTCGGGTGGCCGCTGTGGGCGGCATACATCGGGGTTTTCGCGTTAACCGTGCTGGTCGGCGCCCGATTGATGGTCGCCCTCGCCCGGGTGGCCATCGCCAATCGGAAGCGCCGGGCCCACCACCGGATGGTCGTCGACCTGGTCGGGGTCGGCCACGACGCGGCGCTCTCGCAGTCCTGCACCCGCACCCGCGATCTGCGCGTGCTGGATGTCCCGCAACCGCTCGCCTACTGCCTGCCGGGCGTGCGCAGCCGGGTGGTGGTCAGCGAGGGCACGCTGAGCACGCTCGCCGACGCCGAGGTCGCGGCCATCCTCACCCACGAGCGCGCCCACCTGCGGGCGCGGCACGACCTGGTGCTGGAGGCGTTCACCGCGGTGCACGCGGCCTTCCCGCGGCTGGTCCGCAGCGCCAACGCGTTGGGCGCCGTCCAGCTGTTGGTCGAGTTGCTCGCCGACGACGCCGCGGTGCGTGCCGCCGGCCGCGCTCCCCTGGCCCGGGCGCTGGTCGCCTGCGCGTCGGGGCGGGCGCCGTCGGGCGCGCTGGCGGCGAGCGGTCCCAGCACGGTGCTGCGGGTGCGTCGGCTGGGGGGGCGCGGCAACAGCGCCGCGCTGGCGGCGGCCGCCTACCTCGCCGCGGCGGCGGTGTTCGTGGTGCCCACCATCGCGCTCGCCGTGCCCTGGCTCACCGAGCTGGAACGCCTGTTCAACCTCTGA
- a CDS encoding DUF2510 domain-containing protein has protein sequence MPSEQAPPPPKSAPGWYPDPAGVGHGLQRYFDGTNWTSEWAFATEPPRKGLSGKVALALSVLTVLVLLVIVGKSWGFERNDSQLPSSAPSTPTEAAPSTPAGPKKPDGVTFTTTQSPDGEIVDARFAIRDNYTELLIKDGARLDTIDILRYARATYPDASAVNVQGTFPMTDPYGNTSTQVAIDLTYSRETLNKINFDGVTKNSIWEIRDSGSILPAFQP, from the coding sequence ATGCCATCTGAACAGGCGCCGCCCCCGCCCAAATCGGCGCCGGGCTGGTACCCGGATCCCGCCGGGGTAGGCCATGGGCTGCAACGGTATTTCGACGGGACCAATTGGACCAGCGAATGGGCCTTCGCCACGGAGCCGCCCAGGAAGGGCCTTTCCGGGAAGGTGGCCCTGGCGCTGTCTGTACTCACCGTGCTGGTTCTCCTCGTGATCGTCGGCAAAAGCTGGGGTTTCGAACGAAACGACAGCCAACTGCCCTCGTCCGCGCCGTCGACACCGACCGAGGCGGCGCCGTCGACGCCGGCCGGTCCCAAGAAGCCCGACGGCGTCACCTTCACGACCACGCAAAGCCCGGACGGCGAAATCGTCGACGCCCGATTCGCCATTCGAGACAACTACACCGAGCTGCTGATCAAAGACGGTGCGCGGCTGGACACCATCGACATTCTCAGGTACGCCCGAGCGACCTACCCCGACGCTTCCGCCGTGAACGTTCAAGGCACGTTCCCGATGACCGACCCGTACGGCAACACCTCGACCCAGGTCGCCATCGACCTCACCTACTCGCGGGAGACGTTGAACAAGATCAACTTCGACGGCGTGACCAAGAACAGCATCTGGGAGATCCGCGATTCCGGCTCGATTCTTCCGGCCTTCCAGCCCTAA